In Streptacidiphilus sp. P02-A3a, the DNA window GGCTGGACTCCATGGAGACCATCCAACTGCTGCTGGACCTGGAGTCCCGCTTCGAGGTGACCTTCCCGGACGAACTGCTCACGGCCGAGACCTTCGCCACCGTGGGCGGGTTATGGACCGCCGTCTCGGACCTCCTCGACGAGGTACCGGCCGAGGGCAGGCCGTGACCGGCGCGGCGCCCGACGGCCGCCCGCACCGGGCGCTGCACGACCTGCTCGACACCATCGCCCACGCCGCCCCCGACCGCCCCGCCGTCCGGGACCGGAACCACCACTGGAGCTACCGCGAACTGACCCTTCACAGCTACCGACTGGCACACTGGCTGCTGGCCCGGGGCGTGGCCCGGGGCGACCGCGTGCTGGTCCGGCACCCGAACGACGCCCGCCTGGTGGCCCTGGTCTACGCGGTCAGCAGAGTCGGCGCCGTGCTGGTGCCCGTCAACCACCAGACCCCCCGCCATCCGTACGGTCTGGTCCTGCGCGACGCCGCCCCGGTCCTGGCCGTCACGGCCACGGCCGAGCAGTCACCGGACCGCGGCGGGCCCGGCGCGACCACGAGCGTCACCCTGGCCCAGGCCTGGGCCGAGGCCGCCCTGCTTCCGGACACCCAACCGCCCCCGGGCCCGGCCGGACCCCAGGACCTGGCGGTGCTCTTCTACACCTCGGGGACCACGGCCGCACCCAAGGGCGTGATGTGCCCGCACCAGCAGATCCTCTTCGCCGCCGCGGCGATAGCCGATCGGCTCGGCTACCGGGCCGAGGACCGGGTGTACTGCTGGTCGCCGTTCTCCTTCGACTACGGCCTCTACCAGGTATTCCTGGCGGCGCTCGGCGGCAGCCAACTGCTGTTGGCCCCACCGGGCGAGGACCCCGGCGTACTGCGACGCGTCCGCGAGTGGGGCGCCACCGTGCTGCCGCTGGTGCCCTCCATGGCGGTCGCACTGATCGCGCTGGCGGCCCGCGACCGGCGCGCGACCAGGCTGCGCCTGTTCACCAGCACCGGCGCCGCGCTCGCCCCGGCCACGCTGAGGGCCCTGCGCGAGAACTTCCCCGGCGCCCGGATCCAGCTCATGTTCGGGATCACCGAGTGCAAGCGGGTCTCGGTCCTGGAACCCGACGGCGACCTGCGCCACCCGGGCTCGGCGGGCCGACCGCTGGACGGTACCAGGGTCGAGGTCCTCGGACCCGCCGCACAGGTCCTGCCGCCGGGCGAGGTCGGCGAGTTCGTCGTCAGCGGCCCGCATCTCGCACGCGGCTACTGGCGGGCCCCGGACCTGACCGCCGACAGGTTCCGCCCCGACCCGGCGACCGGCGAGGTGCGCCTGTTCACCGGCGACTTCGGCCACCTTGACGCGGACGGCCACCTGCACGTCCAGGGCCGCCGCGACGAGGTCTTCAAATCACGCGGAGTACGGACCAGCGCCGCCGAGATCGAGGCGGCCGCCCTGGACGTGCCCGGGGTGCGGGCCGCGGCTGTCATCCCCCCGGACGGACACCGGGGCAGCACCCTGGTCGTGGTCGCGGCGACCCCGGCCGCCCGGCTGCTGCGCGAACTGCGCGAGCGGCTCGAACCGGCCAAGGTCCCGGCGGCCTGCCATCTGGTCCCGGAACTGCCGCTGACCGCCAACGGCAAGGTGGACCGCCCGCGCCTGGCCGCCCTGATCGCCACCGCCGACGCCCCGGCGTCAGCGCCGACAGAACGGACACGCAGTGCCGCCGATCCACGCTGACCTGGTCCGCACCTACGGCACCCCCCAGTACGTCTACCGGCTCGACCGCTTCCGGGCAGCGGCCGGGACCCTGCGCGGCGCGCTGCCGCCCGACACGCGGCTGTACTACTCGCTCAAGGCCAATCCCCACCCCGGGCTGGCCGCCGCATTGCCCGACCTGGGACTGCACGCCGAGATCAGCTCACAGGGCGAACTCGACACGCTGCGGCAGGCCGGAACCGACCCCGCGGACAGCCTGTACACCGGCCCCGCGAAGACCAGCGACGAACTGCTGACCGCGATCCGCGCAGGAGTACGGCTGTTCTCCGTCGAGTCACCGCGCGACCTCGCCCGGCTGACCGCCGCCGCCCGGCTCCACGGCACCACCGTCGACTACCTGGTACGGCTCAACGCCCAGGGCAACGCGGCCGGTAGCGGCCTGCGCATGACCGGCCGCGGCGCCTCCCAGTTCGGCATTGACGCCGAGACCGTGAAGGCAGGGGACCCGCTGTTCACCCGGACCGACGCGGCCAGACCCGTCGGAGTACACCTGTTCCCCGCCACCAACGTGCCCGACCAGGCCGCACTGATCCGGGAGTTCGACCTCAGCATCCGCACCGCCGCCGCGGTGCTGCGCACCACGGGCCTGACACCGCGCCTGGTCGACATCGGCGGCGGCTTCCCCGCCCCGTTCGCCCGCCCCGGGCCACCGCCCACCTGGCCCGCACTGCGCCAGGCGCTGGAACGCAGCCTCGACGCGCACCTGCCGGGCTGGCGCGCGGGCGCACCGCAGATAGCGTTCGAATCGGGACGCCGCCTGGCAGCCGACTGCGGGACGCTGCTGACGACGGTCCTCGACGTCAAGGACAGCCGGGGAACCCGCTACCTGGTCCTGGACGCGGGGATCAACGTCCTGGGCGGGATGAGCGGACTGGGCCGCGTCCTGTCCACCGGGATCCAACCGCGGCCCACCGGCCACGGCACCGGGACCGCACCGGCCACCCTGGTGGGCCCGCTGTGCAGCCCGCTGGACGTACTCGGACGCAAGGTGGACATCGAAGCGGTCGAACCCGGCACGGTCCTGGAGATCCCCAACGTCGGCGCCTACGGCCTCAGCGCCAGCCTGGTCGGATTCCTGAGCCGGCCGATGCCCGCCGAAGTCCTCCTCGACACGGACACCGTGATCGAGGCACGTCGACTCGAACTCACCGCCGCCCGGCTCGCCCGACCCGCGGCAGCGGAGGACAGCCGTGACTGAGGACCACCGCGCCGCCGCCGCCGCTGCCGCCGCCGAACTGCGCCTGCACGCCGCCGAAGCCGACGAGAAAGCCCAGTTCCCGCTCGAAAGCTTGAGGGCGATCCGCGCCACCGGTCTCCTGGGCCTGCTGGTGCCGCCGCAGTACGGCGGCAGCGGAGCAGACCTGGACGCCTTCGTGGACGTGGCGGGCACCCTCGGCGGCGCCTGCCTGTCCACCGCACTGGCCTGGGTGATGCACTGTCAGCAAGTCGACGCCATCGCCCGCTTCGGCAGTCAGGCGCTCAAACGCGACGTACTGCCGCGTGTCGCCCGCGGCGAGCTGTACATCGCCTCCGTCACCACCGAACACGGCAAAGGCGGCCACCTCCTGACCGCCCAGGCCCCACTCACCCCGGCCGCGGACCGCCTGCGGATCGAGCGCGACGCCCCCGTGGTGACCGGCGCCACCGCCGCCGACGGCTTCCTGATCACCATGCGGGCCGCCCCCACCCTGCCCGCCCACGCGGTCTCCCTGGTGTACGCCGACCGGGCGGACCTGGTGATCACCGAGACCGGGCAGTGGGACACCCTGGGCATGCGCGGGACCGACAGCCGCGGCGTCCGTATCACCGGCGACGTACCCGTGGGAAACCTCGTCGGGGAACCCGGCGGCTTCCGCGCCGTGGCGATCGAAGCCATGATCCCCACCGCCCACCTCGGCTGGTCCGCCTGCTGGCTCGGCGCCGCACGGGCCGCGCTCGGCGCACTGGTCGACGAACTGCGCGGCCCCGGCCCACGCTGGGCGGACACCGGCTCCGACCTGGTACGCGAACGCCTCGCACGGATACGCGTCGACCTCGAACTGACCAGCGGCTACCTGCACCGCGTCCAACAGGAGGTCAGCGAGGCACGCGAGCAGGGCCGCTCACTGGCGGCACCCGCCACCCAGATCCACCTCAACACCCTCAAGGTCGCCGCGGCGGAACTCACCTTCCGGGCCGCCGACCGGATGCTCGCCTTCGCCGGCCTCGCCCGCGGCTACTCCCGCAACTCCGCACTGCCACTGGAACGCGTGTTCCGCGACCTGCGCGCGGCCAGCCTCACCTACGCCGACGACCGGCTGCTCACCGCGACCGGTTCCCTGCTCCTGCTGGACCGCCCAGTGACGCTGGGATGAAGGACCACCGCCCCGGGCCCAGGGAGTGACCGTGGAATTCAGCCTCTTCTACTTCGCCGCCGACGGCGACGCCCCACCGCCCGACCGTTACCGACTGCTCCTGGAAGGCGCACGCTTCGCCGACAGCCACGGCTTCAGCGCGCTGTGGATACCGGAACGCCACTTCCACCGCTTCGGCGGCCTGTACCCCAACCCGGCCGTCGCCGCCGCCGCGGTGGCCACCGTCACCGACCGGCTCGCCATCCGGGCCGGCAGTGTGGTCGCCCCCCTGCACCACCCCCTGCGGATCGCCGAGGAGTGGTCCATGGTGGACAACCTCTCCGGTGGCCGCGCCGGGGTCTCCCTCGCCGCAGGATGGAACGAAACCGACTTCGTACTCCGCCCGGGAGCCTTCGACGACCGCCAGCGCCACCTCGCCGAGGCCGCCGACACCCTCCGCGGACTGTGGCGCGGCGAGAGCCTGACCGGCAGCTACGCCGACGGCAGGACCGCCCAGTACCAGGTCTTCCCACGCCCGGTACAGAACGAGATCCCGCTGTGGATCACCAGCGGCGGCACCACCGAGACCTT includes these proteins:
- a CDS encoding acyl-CoA dehydrogenase family protein — encoded protein: MTEDHRAAAAAAAAELRLHAAEADEKAQFPLESLRAIRATGLLGLLVPPQYGGSGADLDAFVDVAGTLGGACLSTALAWVMHCQQVDAIARFGSQALKRDVLPRVARGELYIASVTTEHGKGGHLLTAQAPLTPAADRLRIERDAPVVTGATAADGFLITMRAAPTLPAHAVSLVYADRADLVITETGQWDTLGMRGTDSRGVRITGDVPVGNLVGEPGGFRAVAIEAMIPTAHLGWSACWLGAARAALGALVDELRGPGPRWADTGSDLVRERLARIRVDLELTSGYLHRVQQEVSEAREQGRSLAAPATQIHLNTLKVAAAELTFRAADRMLAFAGLARGYSRNSALPLERVFRDLRAASLTYADDRLLTATGSLLLLDRPVTLG
- a CDS encoding class I adenylate-forming enzyme family protein produces the protein MTGAAPDGRPHRALHDLLDTIAHAAPDRPAVRDRNHHWSYRELTLHSYRLAHWLLARGVARGDRVLVRHPNDARLVALVYAVSRVGAVLVPVNHQTPRHPYGLVLRDAAPVLAVTATAEQSPDRGGPGATTSVTLAQAWAEAALLPDTQPPPGPAGPQDLAVLFYTSGTTAAPKGVMCPHQQILFAAAAIADRLGYRAEDRVYCWSPFSFDYGLYQVFLAALGGSQLLLAPPGEDPGVLRRVREWGATVLPLVPSMAVALIALAARDRRATRLRLFTSTGAALAPATLRALRENFPGARIQLMFGITECKRVSVLEPDGDLRHPGSAGRPLDGTRVEVLGPAAQVLPPGEVGEFVVSGPHLARGYWRAPDLTADRFRPDPATGEVRLFTGDFGHLDADGHLHVQGRRDEVFKSRGVRTSAAEIEAAALDVPGVRAAAVIPPDGHRGSTLVVVAATPAARLLRELRERLEPAKVPAACHLVPELPLTANGKVDRPRLAALIATADAPASAPTERTRSAADPR
- a CDS encoding MupA/Atu3671 family FMN-dependent luciferase-like monooxygenase, which gives rise to MEFSLFYFAADGDAPPPDRYRLLLEGARFADSHGFSALWIPERHFHRFGGLYPNPAVAAAAVATVTDRLAIRAGSVVAPLHHPLRIAEEWSMVDNLSGGRAGVSLAAGWNETDFVLRPGAFDDRQRHLAEAADTLRGLWRGESLTGSYADGRTAQYQVFPRPVQNEIPLWITSGGTTETFRLAGRLRASVLTHLVRQDLAALAEKTAAYRHALAATGTAWPGHVTLMLHSYLDQDPDTARQRLREPLERYLSHSLDLTQSAVRRGAHGTDLTRTPDRHIRFLLRQARDRYLTGAGLFGTAEQARPMVEQARAAGVDEIACLIDFGVPVDHVLEGLEQLDRLRRLCAEPADHPARPR
- a CDS encoding type III PLP-dependent enzyme, giving the protein MPPIHADLVRTYGTPQYVYRLDRFRAAAGTLRGALPPDTRLYYSLKANPHPGLAAALPDLGLHAEISSQGELDTLRQAGTDPADSLYTGPAKTSDELLTAIRAGVRLFSVESPRDLARLTAAARLHGTTVDYLVRLNAQGNAAGSGLRMTGRGASQFGIDAETVKAGDPLFTRTDAARPVGVHLFPATNVPDQAALIREFDLSIRTAAAVLRTTGLTPRLVDIGGGFPAPFARPGPPPTWPALRQALERSLDAHLPGWRAGAPQIAFESGRRLAADCGTLLTTVLDVKDSRGTRYLVLDAGINVLGGMSGLGRVLSTGIQPRPTGHGTGTAPATLVGPLCSPLDVLGRKVDIEAVEPGTVLEIPNVGAYGLSASLVGFLSRPMPAEVLLDTDTVIEARRLELTAARLARPAAAEDSRD
- a CDS encoding phosphopantetheine-binding protein; protein product: MTIDDAGTGPHPWDDRFEQVLRPHLPAAGPGQALHDADELRDLGLDSMETIQLLLDLESRFEVTFPDELLTAETFATVGGLWTAVSDLLDEVPAEGRP